Within the Methanophagales archaeon genome, the region AACATTTTTTCGCTATTCCTAATTTATATTGGCAGTGTAATCCCCAATCCCTTTTTTATCATCACCCAGCCCATATAGAGCATCACGACGATGAATACGTATCGCAACTGCTTTGCGGGCAGTTTATGCGCTGTTCGGACGCCTACCTGAGCCATAGGCACGCTCGTTGCCGCGAGTAGAATCCATGATTCAAGGTTCATGTATCCCAGCATGTGAAGATTGTGGAACACGAATGGTATGCCCGCTTTTAAACCGTTGTAGATGTAGCCAATGAGTCCACCGATGGAGGTGAATATCATCAGTGCAGTGGAAGTGCCAACTGCGCGGTGGATTCCAAATGAGAGTGCGACGACCATCACAGGCACCATAAGCACGCCTCCGCCTATGCCGATGATACCGGTAACGATGCCGAGCGGAACGCCCCAGAGAATCCATAACAGCGGACTGTCTACGGGCTTCTTACCGGTAACCTCCGGGGGTTTCGCTGTGAGCATTCTGACTGCGCCGGCAATGATTGCGGAGCCGAAAGCTATACTGAGAATCCAACCCAATCCCATCCCCACGAGCGTTGTTGCGATGGTCGCACCAATGACCGCACCTACTGCGCCAGATACACCGAGAAAAATCGCCGCTTTCCACCATACTGCATCCTTTTTCGTATGCCCATAAGCGCCGCTTGCCGCAGTGGGAAGCACCACGAACAGGTTCGTGCCGAAGGCAATCGCCATCGCAGTATTGAATGGTATACCCAAAGCTGTATATGCCCAGACCTGAACGGGAATCATGATGAAACAGCCGCCGACACCGAGCAGTCCACTCGCAAATCCCACGCCAAGCCCGGTAATCAGCAGCACAATTGCCGCTGTCAAAAAATCTATCGATACAGGCATTATGCTTCACCTCCTTCTATTGACTTCGCCTCCAGCAGCGCTACTCGCAAATCCTCCTTCTGCGGAACCTGCCCGAAGAATTTTAATTCATCATTTATCACCACTGCGGGTGCTAAAACAAGACCGCTGTCCGGATGCCGTTCGAGGAGTGGTTTCGCTTTTCGATCCAAACCCTCGGCATCACCCCTCGCAAGTTCATCGCTTATATCAGGCATCGGCTCACCTACGAGCTCCGCAAACTGCCTTAACGATACGCATCTCCCATATCGCTCCGCCTCTGTCGTTCCCACGACCAGCTTCTCCAATTCCACATCTATCCCAAGCTCTTCTGCAAGCACACCCACCAGCTCGTAAGTCAGGTGACATCGCGGGCATGGCGGATCCG harbors:
- a CDS encoding sulfite exporter TauE/SafE family protein; amino-acid sequence: MPVSIDFLTAAIVLLITGLGVGFASGLLGVGGCFIMIPVQVWAYTALGIPFNTAMAIAFGTNLFVVLPTAASGAYGHTKKDAVWWKAAIFLGVSGAVGAVIGATIATTLVGMGLGWILSIAFGSAIIAGAVRMLTAKPPEVTGKKPVDSPLLWILWGVPLGIVTGIIGIGGGVLMVPVMVVALSFGIHRAVGTSTALMIFTSIGGLIGYIYNGLKAGIPFVFHNLHMLGYMNLESWILLAATSVPMAQVGVRTAHKLPAKQLRYVFIVVMLYMGWVMIKKGLGITLPI